The Hevea brasiliensis isolate MT/VB/25A 57/8 chromosome 1, ASM3005281v1, whole genome shotgun sequence genome has a window encoding:
- the LOC110645795 gene encoding DNA repair protein RAD5A isoform X1 produces MGNKVTDELLSTVRSIVGCDFSDMDIIRALHLAKYDPTAAVNIIFDTPNFNSKFKPQISKTPNPSTKSKPKHAPDKPKLVDKENGNRNLGDNLAVSCSGSTEGEGEGEGDVNGENLTLSDSAGSEWWYVGSGDVAGLSTCKGRKVKAGDEVLFTFPTKSNNSSSPSPGKVFGKGRQAAASCSEIVRFSTRDGGEVGRIPNEWARSLLPLVRDKKVRVEGCCKSAPDVLGIMDTILLSISVYIDSAMFRKHQKTSLKAASHSNEETIIHPLPNLFRLLGLTPFKKAEFTPADLYTKKRPLNSKDGSGIPVSLLHANNSKNQSKNGNEVENEESISDADLDNIVGVGNCSELEEMDPPTTLQCELRPYQKQALYWMIQLEKGKCAEEGAITLHPCWEAYHLADKRELVVYLNTFSGDATVEFPSTLQMARGGILADAMGLGKTIMTIALLLAQSERDRSSSSRSVSHLPNEDGDIDDILVSPNPLKKFKKFSGFDKLMKQKKILADGGNLIICPMTLLGQWKAEIETHAQPGSLSIYVHYGQSRTKDTKLLAQNDVVITTYGVLASEFSAENAEENGGLYSVQWFRVILDEAHTIKSSRSQISIAAAALVAECRWCLTGTPIQNNLEDIYSLLRFLKVEPWESWAWWNKLVQKPFEEGDERGLKLIQSILKPIMLRRTKSSTDREGRPILVLPPADIQVIYCELTEAERDFYEALFKRSKVKFDQFVEQGRVLHNYASILELLLRLRQCCDHPFLVMSRGDRQEYSDLNKLAKRFLKGGQDAQDGDARDMPSRAYVQEVVEELRKGEQGECPICLEAFEDAVLTPCAHRLCRECLLASWRNPSSGLCPVCRKTITRQELITAPTDSRFQIDIEKNWVESSKVNVLLQELENLHSSGSKSILFSQWTAFLDLLQIPLSRSSIPFVRLDGTLNQQQRERVIKQFSEDDNILVLLMSLKAGGVGINLTAASNAFVMDPWWNPAVEEQAVMRIHRIGQTKQVRIKRFIVKGTVEERMEAVQARKQRMISGALTDQEVRNARIEELKMLFT; encoded by the exons ATGGGAAACAAAGTTACTGACGAGCTGCTCTCCACTGTTCGGTCTATTGTTGGCTGTGACTTCTCCGATATGGACATCATCAGAGCTCTCCATCTTGCAAAGTATGACCCTACTGCCGCTGTCAACATCATCTTCGACACCCCTAATTTCAATTCCAAATTTAAACCCCAAATTTCCAAAACCCCAAATCCAAGCACAAAGTCTAAGCCTAAACATGCCCCTGACAAGCCGAAATTGGTAGATAAGGAGAATGGGAATCGCAATTTGGGCGACAACTTGGCTGTTTCTTGCAGCGGAAGTACTGAGGGTGAGGGTGAGGGTGAGGGTGATGTTAATGGTGAGAATTTGACCCTCTCAGATTCTGCTGGGAGTGAGTGGTGGTATGTGGGTAGTGGTGATGTGGCGGGGTTGTCAACGTGTAAAGGGAGGAAGGTGAAGGCTGGTGATGAAGTTTTATTCACATTTCCAACTAAGAGTAATAATTCCAGTTCACCTTCTCCCGGGAAGGTTTTTGGGAAGGGAAGGCAAGCAGCTGCATCCTGTTCGGAGATAGTGAGATTTTCCACTAGAGATGGTGGAGAA GTTGGTCGAATACCTAATGAGTGGGCTCGATCTCTGTTGCCGCTTGTGAGGGATAAGAAGGTTAGAGTTGAGGGCTGTTGCAAATCGGCTCCTGATGTACTGGGGATAATGGATACCATTCTGTTGTCAATAAG CGTATACATTGACAGTGCCATGTTCCGCAAGCACCAGAAGACCTCACTTAAGGCTGCCAGCCATTCTAATGAGGAAACAATTATTCATCCTCTTCCAAATTTATTCCGTTTGCTTGGATTGACCCCTTTTAAGAAG GCAGAATTTACACCTGCTGATTTGTATACAAAGAAGCGACCATTGAACTCAAAG GATGGGTCTGGTATTCCTGTGTCACTGTTACATGCCAACAATTCTAAGAATCAATCAAAAAATGGaaatgaagttgaaaatgaggaGTCCATTTCAGATGCCGATCTTGACAATATTGTTGGTGTTGGGAACTGCTCTGAGTTAGAG GAAATGGATCCTCCTACTACGCTTCAGTGTGAACTTCGACCCTACCAAAAGCAGGCTCTGTACTGGATGATTCAGCTGGAGAAGGGAAAATGTGCAGAGGAGGGAGCTATAACTCTTCATCCATGTTGGGAGGCTTATCATCTAGCAGACAA GAGGGAGCTTGTTGTCTACTTGAATACATTTTCAGGTGATGCTACAGTAGAATTTCCAAGCACACTTCAAATGGCCAGGGGAGGA ATTCTGGCAGATGCTATGGGACTCGGGAAGACCATCATGACCATAGCCCTTCTGCTTGCTCAATCTGAAAGGGATAGGTCATCAAGTAGTCGATCTGTGAGTCATCTTCCCAATGAAGATGGtgacattgatgatattttagtatCGCCAAATCCTctgaaaaagtttaaaaaattttctgGCTTTGATAAGTTGATGAAGCAGAAGAAAATTCTTGCAGATGGTGGCAATCTGATTATATGCCCTATGACTCTTCTGGGCCAGTGGAAG GCAGAGATAGAAACTCACGCACAACCTGGTTCTTTGTCTATATATGTTCACTATGGACAAAGTAGAACAAAGGACACGAAGCTTCTAGCTCAGAATGACGTTGTAATAACTACATATGGAGTATTAGCTTCAGAGTTTTCGGCAGAG AATGCTGAAGAGAATGGGGGACTCTATTCAGTTCAGTGGTTTAGAGTGATTCTTGATGAGGCGCACACGATAAAATCTTCAAGAAGTCAAATTTCCATTGCTGCTGCTGCTCTAGTTGCTGAGTGCCGCTGGTGTCTTACTGGCACTCCTATCCAG AATAACCTGGAGGACATCTACAGTCTTCTTCGGTTTTTGAAGGTGGAACCTTGGGAAAGTTGGGCATG GTGGAATAAACTTGTCCAAAAACCATTTGAGGAGGGTGATGAGAGAGGGCTGAAGTTGATTCAGTCCATCTTAAAGCCAATTATGTTAAGGAGAACAAAGTCTAGCACAGATCGAGAAGGCAG GCCAATTCTAGTTCTCCCTCCTGCAGATATTCAGGTGATATATTGTGAACTGACAGAAGCAGAAAGAGATTTCTATGAAGCTTTGTTTAAAAGATCCAAG GTGAAGTTTGATCAGTTTGTAGAGCAAGGACGAGTTCTTCATAATTATGCTTCTATCTTGGAGTTACTTTTACGCCTTCGCCAATGTTGTGATCATCCATTTCTTGTGATGAG TCGAGGTGATAGACAAGAATATTCTGACCTAAACAAGCTAGCAAAACGCTTCCTTAAAGGTGGCCAGGATGCCCAAGATGGAGATGCCAGAGATATGCCTTCACGGGCATATGTTCAAGAGGTTGTGGAAGAGTTGCGCAAGGGGGAGCAAGGAGAGTGTCCAATATGTCTTGAAGCATTTGAAGATGCAGTATTGACACCTTGTGCTCACCGCTTATGTCGAGAGTGTCTGTTGGCAAGCTGGCGAAATCCTTCTTCTGGTTTATGCCCTGTTTGTAG GAAAACCATCACTAGGCAAGAGCTGATTACAGCTCCAACTGACAGTCGGTTCCAGATTGATATTGAAAAAAATTGGGTGGAATCATCCAAAGTTAATGTTCTTTTGCAAGAACTTGAAAATCTTCATTCATCAGGATCTAAGAGTATTCTCTTCAGCCAATGGACTGCCTTTCTGGATCTCTTACAAATTCCTCTTTCTAG GAGTAGCATTCCATTTGTTCGTCTGGATGGGACTCTAAACCAACAGCAGCGTGAAAGAGTTATAAAACAGTTTTCAGAAGATGACAACATCCTG GTATTACTGATGTCATTGAAGGCTGGAGGTGTTGGGATAAATCTGACAGCAGCTTCGAATGCCTTTGTCATG GACCCTTGGTGGAATCCAGCTGTAGAGGAACAAGCTGTGATGCGGATTCATCGCATTGGACAAACAAAACAAGTGAGGATCAAGCGGTTCATTGTAAAG GGAACGGTTGAGGAAAGAATGGAGGCAGTGCAAGCACGCAAGCAGCGGATGATTTCTGGTGCCTTGACTGATCAAGAAGTTCGAAATGCCCGAATTGAAGAGCTGAAAATGCTTTTTACGTAG
- the LOC110645795 gene encoding DNA repair protein RAD5A isoform X2 — protein MGNKVTDELLSTVRSIVGCDFSDMDIIRALHLAKYDPTAAVNIIFDTPNFNSKFKPQISKTPNPSTKSKPKHAPDKPKLVDKENGNRNLGDNLAVSCSGSTEGEGEGEGDVNGENLTLSDSAGSEWWYVGSGDVAGLSTCKGRKVKAGDEVLFTFPTKSNNSSSPSPGKVFGKGRQAAASCSEIVRFSTRDGGEVGRIPNEWARSLLPLVRDKKVRVEGCCKSAPDVLGIMDTILLSISVYIDSAMFRKHQKTSLKAASHSNEETIIHPLPNLFRLLGLTPFKKAEFTPADLYTKKRPLNSKDGSGIPVSLLHANNSKNQSKNGNEVENEESISDADLDNIVGVGNCSELEEMDPPTTLQCELRPYQKQALYWMIQLEKGKCAEEGAITLHPCWEAYHLADKRELVVYLNTFSGDATVEFPSTLQMARGGILADAMGLGKTIMTIALLLAQSERDRSSSSRSVSHLPNEDGDIDDILVSPNPLKKFKKFSGFDKLMKQKKILADGGNLIICPMTLLGQWKAEIETHAQPGSLSIYVHYGQSRTKDTKLLAQNDVVITTYGVLASEFSAENAEENGGLYSVQWFRVILDEAHTIKSSRSQISIAAAALVAECRWCLTGTPIQNNLEDIYSLLRFLKVEPWESWAWWNKLVQKPFEEGDERGLKLIQSILKPIMLRRTKSSTDREGRPILVLPPADIQVIYCELTEAERDFYEALFKRSKVKFDQFVEQGRVLHNYASILELLLRLRQCCDHPFLVMSRGDRQEYSDLNKLAKRFLKGGQDAQDGDARDMPSRAYVQEVVEELRKGEQGECPICLEAFEDAVLTPCAHRLCRECLLASWRNPSSGLCPVCRKTITRQELITAPTDSRFQIDIEKNWVESSKVNVLLQELENLHSSGSKSILFSQWTAFLDLLQIPLSRSSIPFVRLDGTLNQQQRERVIKQFSEDDNILACITDVIEGWRCWDKSDSSFECLCHGPLVESSCRGTSCDADSSHWTNKTSEDQAVHCKGNG, from the exons ATGGGAAACAAAGTTACTGACGAGCTGCTCTCCACTGTTCGGTCTATTGTTGGCTGTGACTTCTCCGATATGGACATCATCAGAGCTCTCCATCTTGCAAAGTATGACCCTACTGCCGCTGTCAACATCATCTTCGACACCCCTAATTTCAATTCCAAATTTAAACCCCAAATTTCCAAAACCCCAAATCCAAGCACAAAGTCTAAGCCTAAACATGCCCCTGACAAGCCGAAATTGGTAGATAAGGAGAATGGGAATCGCAATTTGGGCGACAACTTGGCTGTTTCTTGCAGCGGAAGTACTGAGGGTGAGGGTGAGGGTGAGGGTGATGTTAATGGTGAGAATTTGACCCTCTCAGATTCTGCTGGGAGTGAGTGGTGGTATGTGGGTAGTGGTGATGTGGCGGGGTTGTCAACGTGTAAAGGGAGGAAGGTGAAGGCTGGTGATGAAGTTTTATTCACATTTCCAACTAAGAGTAATAATTCCAGTTCACCTTCTCCCGGGAAGGTTTTTGGGAAGGGAAGGCAAGCAGCTGCATCCTGTTCGGAGATAGTGAGATTTTCCACTAGAGATGGTGGAGAA GTTGGTCGAATACCTAATGAGTGGGCTCGATCTCTGTTGCCGCTTGTGAGGGATAAGAAGGTTAGAGTTGAGGGCTGTTGCAAATCGGCTCCTGATGTACTGGGGATAATGGATACCATTCTGTTGTCAATAAG CGTATACATTGACAGTGCCATGTTCCGCAAGCACCAGAAGACCTCACTTAAGGCTGCCAGCCATTCTAATGAGGAAACAATTATTCATCCTCTTCCAAATTTATTCCGTTTGCTTGGATTGACCCCTTTTAAGAAG GCAGAATTTACACCTGCTGATTTGTATACAAAGAAGCGACCATTGAACTCAAAG GATGGGTCTGGTATTCCTGTGTCACTGTTACATGCCAACAATTCTAAGAATCAATCAAAAAATGGaaatgaagttgaaaatgaggaGTCCATTTCAGATGCCGATCTTGACAATATTGTTGGTGTTGGGAACTGCTCTGAGTTAGAG GAAATGGATCCTCCTACTACGCTTCAGTGTGAACTTCGACCCTACCAAAAGCAGGCTCTGTACTGGATGATTCAGCTGGAGAAGGGAAAATGTGCAGAGGAGGGAGCTATAACTCTTCATCCATGTTGGGAGGCTTATCATCTAGCAGACAA GAGGGAGCTTGTTGTCTACTTGAATACATTTTCAGGTGATGCTACAGTAGAATTTCCAAGCACACTTCAAATGGCCAGGGGAGGA ATTCTGGCAGATGCTATGGGACTCGGGAAGACCATCATGACCATAGCCCTTCTGCTTGCTCAATCTGAAAGGGATAGGTCATCAAGTAGTCGATCTGTGAGTCATCTTCCCAATGAAGATGGtgacattgatgatattttagtatCGCCAAATCCTctgaaaaagtttaaaaaattttctgGCTTTGATAAGTTGATGAAGCAGAAGAAAATTCTTGCAGATGGTGGCAATCTGATTATATGCCCTATGACTCTTCTGGGCCAGTGGAAG GCAGAGATAGAAACTCACGCACAACCTGGTTCTTTGTCTATATATGTTCACTATGGACAAAGTAGAACAAAGGACACGAAGCTTCTAGCTCAGAATGACGTTGTAATAACTACATATGGAGTATTAGCTTCAGAGTTTTCGGCAGAG AATGCTGAAGAGAATGGGGGACTCTATTCAGTTCAGTGGTTTAGAGTGATTCTTGATGAGGCGCACACGATAAAATCTTCAAGAAGTCAAATTTCCATTGCTGCTGCTGCTCTAGTTGCTGAGTGCCGCTGGTGTCTTACTGGCACTCCTATCCAG AATAACCTGGAGGACATCTACAGTCTTCTTCGGTTTTTGAAGGTGGAACCTTGGGAAAGTTGGGCATG GTGGAATAAACTTGTCCAAAAACCATTTGAGGAGGGTGATGAGAGAGGGCTGAAGTTGATTCAGTCCATCTTAAAGCCAATTATGTTAAGGAGAACAAAGTCTAGCACAGATCGAGAAGGCAG GCCAATTCTAGTTCTCCCTCCTGCAGATATTCAGGTGATATATTGTGAACTGACAGAAGCAGAAAGAGATTTCTATGAAGCTTTGTTTAAAAGATCCAAG GTGAAGTTTGATCAGTTTGTAGAGCAAGGACGAGTTCTTCATAATTATGCTTCTATCTTGGAGTTACTTTTACGCCTTCGCCAATGTTGTGATCATCCATTTCTTGTGATGAG TCGAGGTGATAGACAAGAATATTCTGACCTAAACAAGCTAGCAAAACGCTTCCTTAAAGGTGGCCAGGATGCCCAAGATGGAGATGCCAGAGATATGCCTTCACGGGCATATGTTCAAGAGGTTGTGGAAGAGTTGCGCAAGGGGGAGCAAGGAGAGTGTCCAATATGTCTTGAAGCATTTGAAGATGCAGTATTGACACCTTGTGCTCACCGCTTATGTCGAGAGTGTCTGTTGGCAAGCTGGCGAAATCCTTCTTCTGGTTTATGCCCTGTTTGTAG GAAAACCATCACTAGGCAAGAGCTGATTACAGCTCCAACTGACAGTCGGTTCCAGATTGATATTGAAAAAAATTGGGTGGAATCATCCAAAGTTAATGTTCTTTTGCAAGAACTTGAAAATCTTCATTCATCAGGATCTAAGAGTATTCTCTTCAGCCAATGGACTGCCTTTCTGGATCTCTTACAAATTCCTCTTTCTAG GAGTAGCATTCCATTTGTTCGTCTGGATGGGACTCTAAACCAACAGCAGCGTGAAAGAGTTATAAAACAGTTTTCAGAAGATGACAACATCCTGGCAT GTATTACTGATGTCATTGAAGGCTGGAGGTGTTGGGATAAATCTGACAGCAGCTTCGAATGCCTTTGTCATG GACCCTTGGTGGAATCCAGCTGTAGAGGAACAAGCTGTGATGCGGATTCATCGCATTGGACAAACAAAACAAGTGAGGATCAAGCGGTTCATTGTAAAG GGAACGGTTGA
- the LOC131182952 gene encoding uncharacterized protein LOC131182952, which produces MKTLFKSQDLWDLVKNGFADPDEEARLRENKKKDSKALFFIQQAVITVKLQTLRQYFETLHMKSGESMQEFLSRVAAIVNQIRSYAKKISDQTIVAKVLRSLTPKFDHVVAAIEKSKDLAMYSFDELTGSLQSHEARLNRLDEKNEKKAFHVKGEASHQKNEQREASSRGRGRGGFHGRGGHGRGRGRGDEHQNQKQQHRGNKSGVKCYYCNQFGHIKANYWKRKK; this is translated from the exons ATGAAGACATTATTCAAGTCTCAAGATCTGTGGGACTTGGTTAAGAATGGATTTGCTGATCCAGATGAAGAGGCCAGGCTAAGAGAGAACAAGAAGAAAGACTCGAAAGCATTATTCTTCATTCAACAAGCA GTAATCACGGTGAAACTTCAAACTCTTCGCCAATATTTTGAAACCTTGCATATGAAAAGTGGAGAGTCAATGCAAGAGTTTTTGTCTAGAGTAGCTGCAATTGTTAATCAAATAAGGTCCTATGCAAAAAAGATTTCTGATCAAACCATAGTTGCAAAAGTGTTACGGAGTTTGACTCCAAAGTTTGATCATGTAGTAGCAGCTATAGAAAAATCCAAAGACTTAGCTATGTACTCATTTGATGAATTGACGGGGTCACTGCAATCCCATGAGGCAAGACTGAACAGGTTAGATGAGAAGAATGAAAAAAAGGCTTTTCATGTGAAGGGGGAGGCATCACACCAAAAAAATGAGCAAAGAGAAGCAAGCAGTAGAGGACGTGGCAGAGGTGGATTTCATGGAAGAGGTGGTCACGGCAGAGGACGAGGACGAGGTGATGAGCACCAAAATCAAAAACAGCAGCATAGAGGCAACAAAAGTGGTGTTAAATGCTACTACTGTAACCAGTTTGGGCATATAAAAGCTAACTactggaaaagaaaaaaataa